A stretch of the Candidatus Bandiella numerosa genome encodes the following:
- the fdxA gene encoding ferredoxin FdxA, whose amino-acid sequence MTYVVTDKCIKCKYTDCVEVCPVDCFYEGNNMIVINPEECIDCGVCVPECPVGAIEPESSKLIKWLEINKKYSDIWPNITEKKEALKDAENFEDEEDKYEKYFHENTK is encoded by the coding sequence ATGACATACGTAGTTACAGATAAATGTATAAAATGCAAATATACTGATTGTGTTGAAGTATGTCCGGTAGATTGTTTTTACGAAGGAAATAATATGATAGTAATTAATCCGGAAGAGTGTATAGATTGTGGTGTTTGTGTGCCTGAATGTCCTGTAGGTGCTATAGAACCAGAATCAAGCAAATTGATTAAATGGCTTGAAATTAATAAAAAGTACTCTGATATTTGGCCCAATATTACGGAAAAAAAGGAAGCTCTAAAAGACGCAGAAAACTTTGAGGATGAAGAAGATAAGTACGAAAAATATTTTCATGAAAATACCAAATAG
- a CDS encoding ABC transporter ATP-binding protein, translating into MLQASFANAIFPLIYNYAIKLLIDLFAAKSQITLHSAIYPVLLFIGVNACLEICWRIHNFAAWKSMPYIMQNVMNKVYNYVLNHSYRFFQNNLTGTITSKVKGINDGCQQIHNALEFQVSKPVLTTIVTGIGLACVNWKIFLVVIIFAIIQGSVSIFFGKKLNSIETAKENAWHKIVGYMADNISNIFTICSYAKKQHEEYKVNAQYEKSYRPLALKWCKIDFIMACLQATIYVIFMALLFIYMIHLRNNGDISIGDIAFIMAMAYVFIDNMWTAINAIKDFSQTIARFISSFSIMQIPQEVIDIPHPIKLKVSGGEIIFKNLCFNYENNSAIFNNLNLHVKAGEKVGIVGHSGAGKSTFISLLLKNFKITSGDIIIDNQSICDVSSDSLRAQISLIPQDIMLFHRSIGENIGYAKENATQNEIEMSAKAANIHVFIESLPEKYDTLVGERGVKLSGGQRQRIAIARAILKNAPILILDEATSSLDSQTEYEIQKSINIMLEQNSATVIAIAYRLSTIKHLDRIIVIDGGQIIEDGSFQDLLTKNNGKFKIMWDSQVNGMVI; encoded by the coding sequence ATGCTGCAGGCATCATTTGCTAATGCTATTTTCCCACTAATATACAATTATGCAATCAAATTATTGATAGATTTATTCGCTGCAAAATCGCAAATTACATTACACTCAGCTATTTATCCTGTACTCTTATTTATTGGTGTCAATGCTTGCCTGGAAATTTGCTGGAGGATTCACAATTTTGCTGCATGGAAATCTATGCCGTATATAATGCAAAATGTGATGAACAAAGTTTATAATTATGTTTTAAATCACTCATATCGATTTTTTCAAAACAATCTAACTGGAACAATTACAAGTAAAGTAAAGGGCATTAATGATGGATGTCAACAAATACATAATGCACTTGAATTTCAAGTTAGCAAGCCTGTTTTAACGACTATAGTTACTGGTATTGGATTAGCTTGTGTCAATTGGAAAATATTCTTGGTAGTTATAATTTTTGCAATCATTCAAGGATCAGTTTCTATATTTTTTGGTAAAAAACTTAACTCCATAGAGACGGCAAAAGAGAATGCTTGGCATAAAATAGTTGGTTATATGGCTGACAATATTTCAAATATTTTTACAATCTGTTCATATGCAAAAAAACAACATGAAGAATACAAAGTAAATGCACAGTATGAAAAAAGTTACAGACCTCTTGCTTTAAAGTGGTGCAAGATAGATTTCATTATGGCTTGTTTGCAAGCAACCATATATGTAATATTTATGGCGTTATTGTTTATTTATATGATTCATCTTAGGAATAACGGTGATATTAGTATAGGAGATATTGCGTTTATTATGGCTATGGCATATGTTTTTATTGATAACATGTGGACTGCCATAAATGCGATAAAAGATTTTTCGCAAACGATTGCACGATTTATATCTTCATTTTCAATTATGCAAATCCCTCAAGAGGTTATTGATATACCTCATCCAATAAAATTAAAGGTGTCAGGAGGTGAAATTATTTTCAAGAATCTATGTTTTAATTACGAAAATAATAGTGCTATTTTTAATAATTTAAACTTACACGTTAAGGCTGGAGAAAAAGTTGGTATTGTTGGACATTCTGGAGCGGGAAAATCTACATTTATTTCACTTTTATTGAAAAACTTCAAAATAACATCTGGTGATATTATTATTGATAATCAAAGTATATGTGATGTTTCGTCTGATTCTCTTCGAGCTCAAATTTCATTAATCCCGCAAGATATTATGCTTTTTCATCGTTCTATTGGTGAGAATATTGGCTATGCAAAAGAGAATGCAACTCAAAACGAGATAGAAATGTCTGCAAAAGCAGCTAATATTCATGTCTTTATTGAAAGTTTGCCTGAAAAATATGACACTTTAGTGGGTGAGCGAGGAGTGAAACTTAGTGGTGGTCAGCGTCAAAGAATAGCAATTGCTCGTGCAATTCTAAAAAATGCACCAATTTTGATTTTAGATGAGGCAACTTCGAGCCTTGATTCACAAACTGAATATGAAATTCAGAAATCTATAAATATAATGCTTGAACAAAATAGTGCAACAGTTATCGCAATAGCATATCGCCTTTCAACAATCAAACATTTGGATAGAATCATTGTTATAGATGGCGGTCAGATTATTGAGGATGGCTCATTCCAGGATTTACTTACAAAAAATAATGGAAAGTTTAAGATAATGTGGGATAGTCAAGTTAATGGAATGGTGATTTAA
- a CDS encoding DUF3470 domain-containing protein, producing MWPNITEKKEALKDAENFEDEEDKYEKYFYENIE from the coding sequence ATTTGGCCCAATATTACGGAAAAAAAGGAAGCTCTAAAAGACGCAGAAAACTTTGAGGATGAAGAAGATAAGTACGAAAAATATTTTTATGAAAATATTGAATAG
- a CDS encoding DUF3857 domain-containing protein, with product MVRIFISCFILVFLNIDLHARWATLQDSSIKIIKSNTDITVNKDYTYESTIEFLDEILKEQGRQYYSKYTFQYDIKREKIDILEAYTIFENKKYIVNQNEIENKPLASEVDALAEYGQISIAFPKVVVGAKIYLKYRKKVINPSPPEYFDYFLSFGEGGYAENDNVTINSAIPLYSYVNDPNKVLEIKNENEKNQSTKTLIINQKEAFTSDLVDEPSSGAINPKYLTWVAITSEDTWQGMHKKFIDKYSKVMNQKLPSDFEKIYEKAKQQKSEIEQINYITRSLNDQIQYLMDRRTISGNVFPRDLEEVTKTQYGDCKDFSFVTGAILKRLGYNVDIVQVYRGEIYPEFKSPIPTLAFNHMMLKVSGKSGNVYWLDPTNFQSMANGIFPDVADRMALVISEKEAKYEKIPKIDPIKANNSITKEYLINEDAVNVVFNANLSGQNSWHFSGLGKMYSKRRLEDTFFMIANGNKIVSPKDRISSEIPNLESRIVKDVKFKVEYKTDDLLFHTNLGKGLKLRYQFLEFVADTIEDNKIDFYIGTPREYNIKTIIKSRCIKNTKSLNFDIDTQWIKLNRTANCINDDTIVIDNALFKKSFIKNEEITTDEFKKLKKAINDNYIGMAVIID from the coding sequence ATGGTAAGAATTTTTATTAGCTGCTTTATTTTAGTTTTTTTAAACATAGATTTACATGCAAGATGGGCAACTTTACAAGATTCATCCATAAAAATAATTAAATCTAATACTGATATTACAGTTAACAAAGATTACACTTATGAATCTACCATAGAATTTTTAGACGAAATATTAAAAGAGCAAGGTAGACAATATTACTCTAAATATACTTTTCAGTATGATATTAAACGAGAAAAAATAGATATTTTGGAAGCTTATACAATTTTTGAAAACAAAAAATATATTGTTAATCAAAATGAAATAGAAAATAAACCACTTGCAAGTGAGGTGGATGCTCTTGCAGAGTATGGGCAAATATCTATTGCATTTCCAAAAGTAGTAGTGGGTGCCAAAATATACCTTAAATATAGGAAAAAAGTAATAAATCCGTCTCCACCAGAATATTTCGATTATTTCCTTTCATTCGGCGAAGGTGGTTATGCAGAAAATGATAACGTAACAATAAATTCCGCAATTCCACTATATAGTTATGTTAATGATCCAAATAAGGTACTCGAGATTAAAAACGAGAATGAAAAAAATCAATCTACTAAAACACTTATTATTAATCAGAAAGAAGCATTTACTAGTGACTTAGTTGATGAGCCTAGTAGTGGAGCTATTAACCCTAAATACCTCACCTGGGTTGCTATAACAAGTGAAGATACATGGCAAGGAATGCATAAAAAATTTATTGATAAGTATTCAAAAGTAATGAATCAGAAGTTACCTAGCGATTTTGAAAAAATTTATGAAAAGGCTAAGCAACAAAAAAGTGAGATTGAACAGATAAATTACATTACGCGTAGTTTAAATGACCAAATACAATATTTAATGGACAGACGCACTATCTCTGGCAATGTTTTCCCAAGAGATTTAGAGGAGGTTACTAAAACTCAATATGGTGATTGTAAGGATTTTTCATTTGTAACGGGCGCAATACTTAAAAGACTTGGATATAACGTAGATATTGTTCAAGTTTACAGAGGTGAAATTTACCCAGAATTTAAATCTCCTATTCCAACTTTGGCTTTTAATCATATGATGCTTAAGGTAAGTGGTAAAAGCGGCAATGTATATTGGTTGGATCCTACCAATTTTCAAAGCATGGCAAATGGCATATTTCCAGATGTTGCAGATAGGATGGCTTTAGTGATTTCTGAGAAAGAAGCTAAATATGAAAAAATACCTAAAATCGATCCGATTAAAGCTAATAATTCTATAACTAAGGAATATTTAATTAATGAAGACGCTGTTAATGTTGTGTTTAATGCAAATTTGAGTGGGCAAAATTCTTGGCATTTCAGTGGTTTGGGGAAAATGTATTCTAAAAGACGTTTAGAAGATACGTTTTTTATGATTGCAAATGGGAATAAGATAGTTAGCCCCAAAGATAGAATAAGTTCAGAAATACCTAATTTAGAATCAAGAATTGTTAAAGATGTAAAATTTAAGGTTGAATATAAAACCGATGATTTATTATTTCACACAAATTTAGGAAAAGGATTAAAATTGAGATATCAATTTTTGGAATTTGTTGCTGATACCATTGAGGATAATAAAATAGACTTTTATATAGGAACCCCCAGAGAATATAATATAAAAACCATTATAAAATCTAGGTGCATAAAAAATACAAAAAGCCTTAATTTTGATATTGATACTCAATGGATAAAATTAAACAGAACTGCAAACTGCATAAACGATGATACCATTGTAATCGACAATGCATTATTCAAAAAGTCCTTTATTAAAAATGAAGAAATTACAACAGATGAATTCAAAAAGCTAAAAAAAGCCATCAATGATAATTATATAGGTATGGCTGTTATTATTGATTGA